The following are encoded together in the Tripterygium wilfordii isolate XIE 37 chromosome 3, ASM1340144v1, whole genome shotgun sequence genome:
- the LOC119985763 gene encoding protein ASPARTIC PROTEASE IN GUARD CELL 2-like, whose product MVLVSFQTLLFLAVVMPLLVITTTTTSHPNYQDFNIKDSITETKTKPSQVSQFNELGHQVSSESGEKKWKLRLVHRDKISVSNKTHNHNHRFVARMKRDAKRVSSLIRRISNGYAVYKVEDFGSEVVSGMEQGSGEYFVRIGVGSPPRSQYMVIDSGSDIVWVQCQPCSQCYRQSDPVFDPSKSTSFTGVSCSSAVCDRVDNAGCHAGRCRYEVSYGDGSFTKGTVALETLTFDRTVVHNVAIGCGHMNQGMFVGAAGLLGLGGGSMSLVGQLTGQTGDAFSYCLVTRGSGSSGSLELGREAMPVGAAWIPLIRNPRAPSFYYVGLSGLGVGGTRLPVSEDVFRLTELGYGGVVMDTGTAVTRLPTVAYAAFRDAFITETGALPRASGRSIFDTCYDLSGFVSVRVPTVSFYFSSGPILTLPARNFLVPVDDSGTFCFGFSPSPSGLSIIGNIQQEGIQISFDGANGFVGFGPNVC is encoded by the coding sequence ATGGTATTGGTATCCTTCCAAACACTACTCTTCTTGGCGGTGGTTATGCCACTACTTGTCATCACCACTACCACTACATCACACCCCAATTACCAAGACTTCAACATCAAAGACTCAATCACAGAGACTAAAACCAAGCCCTCCCAAGTTTCCCAATTCAATGAACTAGGCCACCAAGTTAGCAGTGAAAGTGGagagaaaaaatggaagctaAGACTTGTTCACAGGGACAAAATCTCAGTCTCCAACAAAACCCACAACCATAATCACCGTTTTGTTGCACGAATGAAAAGAGACGCGAAAAGGGTGTCCAGTCTTATTCGCCGAATCTCAAATGGCTACGCCGTTTACAAGGTGGAGGATTTCGGGTCGGAGGTGGTTTCGGGTATGGAGCAAGGAAGTGGAGAGTATTTTGTGAGAATTGGAGTGGGTAGTCCACCGAGGAGTCAATACATGGTGATTGATTCCGGTAGTGACATTGTGTGGGTTCAGTGTCAGCCTTGTAGTCAATGTTACCGTCAATCAGATCCTGTATTTGACCCCTCTAAATCCACTTCTTTCACCGGAGTTTCTTGCAGCTCCGCCGTTTGCGATCGGGTCGACAACGCGGGTTGTCATGCGGGTCGGTGTCGGTACGAGGTTTCATACGGTGATGGGTCCTTCACAAAGGGTACCGTCGCGCTCGAAACGCTGACGTTTGATCGAACCGTAGTTCATAATGTGGCGATTGGGTGCGGGCATATGAACCAAGGCATGTTTGTTGGTGCTGCCGGGTTATTGGGTCTCGGAGGTGGATCCATGTCACTTGTGGGTCAATTAACGGGTCAAACCGGTGATGCTTTTAGCTACTGTTTAGTGACTCGGGGTTCGGGTTCATCCGGGTCATTAGAATTGGGTCGTGAAGCCATGCCCGTTGGGGCTGCATGGATACCTTTGATCCGTAACCCACGGGCTCCAAGTTTCTACTACGTGGGGCTGTCGGGCCTTGGAGTTGGAGGCACCCGGTTACCCGTATCCGAAGATGTTTTCCGGCTAACAGAATTAGGGTATGGAGGTGTTGTTATGGACACAGGAACGGCAGTTACAAGACTACCTACAGTTGCTTACGCGGCATTCCGTGATGCTTTTATCACAGAAACCGGAGCCCTCCCCCGAGCCTCCGGAAGATCCATATTCGATACTTGTTATGACCTATCCGGGTTCGTATCGGTCCGGGTCCCAACCGTGTCATTTTACTTCTCAAGCGGGCCAATCCTGACCCTTCCAGCAAGGAACTTCCTAGTTCCGGTTGATGATTCGGGTACATTTTGTTTCGGATTTTCTCCATCCCCATCCGGACTATCCATCATAGGGAACATCCAACAAGAAgggatccaaatttcttttgaTGGAGCCAATGGGTTTGTGGGATTTGGCCCCAACGTGTGCTAG